From a region of the Burkholderia lata genome:
- a CDS encoding ABC transporter permease: MSDTAFSVPSSGRHALAVPPHRSAAVKRWSWRLAPWLLPALLFVLWSVGSARGWIAPQILPPPERVFDALGDLATSGDLVRHTLISLQRVLVGFAAGTLLGFATGVALGLSRTLEAYVLPSFNALVQIPVLGWLPFLLLLVGVGEPLKYLLIAHAALVPVTLSTLQGFRQTPPALDEVARVFGYTRRQRIVHVVLPAAIPTLATGVRLAFTKSWLALVVVELVASSEGLGYLIVYGRQLFQLDLVMAAVIVVGAVGLLINRLLDTLEARLRRGVPSAFRG, encoded by the coding sequence ATGAGCGACACCGCGTTTTCCGTCCCGTCATCCGGGCGCCATGCGCTCGCCGTGCCGCCGCATCGATCGGCGGCCGTGAAGCGGTGGTCGTGGCGGCTCGCGCCGTGGCTGCTGCCTGCGCTGCTGTTCGTGCTGTGGAGCGTCGGCAGCGCACGCGGCTGGATCGCGCCGCAAATCCTGCCGCCGCCCGAACGCGTGTTCGACGCACTCGGGGATCTCGCGACGAGCGGCGACCTCGTGCGCCACACGCTGATCAGCCTGCAGCGCGTGCTGGTCGGCTTCGCCGCCGGTACGCTGCTCGGCTTCGCGACCGGCGTCGCGCTCGGCCTGTCGCGCACGCTGGAGGCCTACGTGCTGCCGAGCTTCAACGCGCTCGTGCAGATTCCGGTGCTCGGCTGGCTGCCGTTCCTGCTGCTGCTCGTCGGCGTCGGCGAACCGCTCAAGTACCTGCTGATCGCGCATGCGGCGCTCGTCCCCGTCACGCTGAGCACGTTGCAAGGGTTTCGCCAGACACCGCCCGCGCTCGACGAAGTCGCGCGCGTATTCGGCTACACGCGCCGGCAACGCATCGTGCACGTCGTGCTGCCCGCCGCGATCCCGACGCTCGCGACCGGCGTGCGGCTCGCGTTCACGAAGTCGTGGCTCGCGCTCGTCGTCGTCGAGCTCGTCGCATCGTCCGAAGGGCTCGGCTACCTGATCGTGTACGGGCGGCAACTGTTCCAGCTCGATCTCGTGATGGCGGCCGTGATCGTCGTCGGCGCGGTCGGCCTGCTGATCAACCGGCTGCTCGATACGCTCGAAGCACGCCTGCGCCGCGGCGTGCCGTCCGCGTTCCGCGGCTGA
- a CDS encoding ABC transporter permease, giving the protein MTHSAAAPGVTPPATTTARRLHAPDWRGFVLPLVAFALWWAVASAHLVSSGLLVGPADVLRTAWAQATSGALGRALSASLAREACGFAIGATSGLLLGAALGLSRVAARIVGPSFDTFKQISLFAWIPLISVWFGLGDVAKVVFLSLAALLPVAAHTCDGIHAVPRAYVDVARALRYSRLQLVRYVILPAALPSIFTGLYLGLIYSWLATLGAEYLLVAGSGIGNTLIDGSEQFRMDLVLFGIIVVGVTGWALNAIARAIERKVLARRGDLTR; this is encoded by the coding sequence TTGACGCATTCTGCTGCCGCGCCCGGCGTTACCCCGCCTGCCACCACCACCGCCCGCCGCCTGCATGCGCCCGACTGGCGCGGCTTCGTGCTGCCGCTCGTCGCGTTCGCGCTGTGGTGGGCGGTCGCTTCCGCACACCTCGTGAGCAGCGGGCTGCTCGTCGGCCCGGCCGACGTGTTGCGCACCGCATGGGCGCAGGCCACGAGCGGCGCACTGGGCCGCGCGCTGTCCGCGTCGCTCGCGCGTGAAGCGTGCGGGTTCGCGATCGGCGCGACGAGCGGGCTGCTGCTCGGCGCCGCGCTCGGGCTGTCACGCGTCGCCGCGCGGATCGTCGGCCCGAGCTTCGACACGTTCAAGCAGATCTCGCTGTTCGCATGGATTCCGCTGATTTCCGTGTGGTTCGGCCTCGGCGACGTCGCCAAGGTCGTGTTCCTGTCGCTCGCCGCGCTGCTGCCCGTCGCCGCGCACACCTGCGACGGCATTCACGCGGTGCCGCGCGCGTATGTCGACGTCGCCCGCGCGCTGCGCTACTCGCGGCTCCAGCTCGTGCGCTACGTGATCCTGCCGGCCGCGCTGCCGTCGATCTTCACCGGGCTGTATCTCGGCCTGATCTATTCGTGGCTCGCGACGCTCGGCGCCGAATACCTGCTGGTTGCCGGCAGCGGGATCGGCAATACGCTGATCGACGGCAGCGAACAGTTCCGGATGGATCTCGTGCTGTTCGGGATCATCGTCGTCGGCGTGACCGGCTGGGCGCTCAACGCGATCGCGCGTGCGATCGAGCGCAAGGTGCTGGCCCGGCGCGGCGACCTGACGCGCTGA
- a CDS encoding ABC transporter ATP-binding protein yields the protein MTTLASDSLDILHVSKHYAQRGATLAVLDDVSLHVRAGEFVTIVGASGCGKSTLLRLIAGLDADYTGEIRAGAERVHDTSLQRGIVFQDHRLFPWLTVAQNIEAALRNAPLDAAAKRRAVADHIALVGLNGFEHAYPNQLSGGMAQRVAIARGLVNRPRVLLLDEPFGALDAQTRARMQNELLRIWEQERITMILVTHDVDEAVYLGDRVVTMAPRPGRIERIVDVALPRPRRRDSPEFARLRDTVLADFDDLDPPGDDRPGGKRIDAPRPHRIGEWRLAW from the coding sequence ATGACGACCCTCGCCTCCGATTCGCTCGACATCCTCCACGTGAGCAAGCACTACGCGCAACGCGGCGCCACGCTCGCCGTACTCGACGACGTGTCGCTGCACGTGCGCGCCGGCGAATTCGTCACGATCGTCGGTGCAAGCGGTTGCGGCAAGTCGACGCTGCTGCGGCTGATCGCCGGGCTCGACGCCGACTACACGGGCGAGATCCGGGCCGGCGCCGAGCGCGTGCACGACACGTCGCTGCAGCGCGGGATCGTGTTCCAGGATCACCGGCTGTTCCCGTGGCTGACCGTCGCACAGAACATCGAGGCCGCGCTACGCAACGCCCCGCTCGATGCGGCCGCGAAGCGGCGCGCGGTCGCCGATCACATCGCGCTCGTCGGGCTGAACGGCTTCGAGCACGCGTATCCGAACCAGCTGTCGGGCGGGATGGCGCAGCGCGTCGCGATCGCGCGCGGCCTCGTGAACCGCCCGCGCGTGCTGTTGCTCGACGAGCCGTTCGGCGCGCTCGACGCGCAGACGCGGGCGCGAATGCAGAACGAGCTGCTGCGCATCTGGGAACAGGAGCGCATCACGATGATCCTCGTCACGCACGACGTCGACGAGGCCGTGTATCTCGGCGACCGTGTCGTGACGATGGCGCCGCGCCCGGGCCGCATCGAACGCATCGTCGATGTCGCGCTGCCCCGCCCGCGCCGGCGCGATTCGCCGGAATTCGCGCGGTTGCGCGACACCGTGCTCGCCGATTTCGACGACCTCGACCCGCCGGGTGACGATCGCCCGGGCGGCAAGCGCATCGACGCGCCGCGCCCGCACCGGATCGGCGAATGGCGGCTGGCGTGGTAG
- a CDS encoding TauD/TfdA dioxygenase family protein produces MSEVQHAAHPSSHASHAAPRTAAAPLQLRQVAGRIGAEIAGVRLSGTLDDATFDAIQAALLRHKVLFFRGQHHLDDTAQEAFARRFGDIVAHPTVPPVDGSAHLLELDSAHGARANSWHTDVTFVDAYPKISILRAVAIPPFGGDTVWANTAAAYTHLPDPLRALADTLWALHTNAYDYASTHVHADDTQLKRYREVFTSTVYETEHPVVRVHPETGERTLVLGHFVQRLKGLSAQDSAHLLQVFHEHVTRLENTVRWNWQEGDVAIWDNRATQHYAINDYGDARRVVRRATVHGDVPVGIDGRQSVVLKGPGATLQ; encoded by the coding sequence ATGTCCGAAGTCCAGCACGCCGCTCACCCGTCTTCGCATGCTTCGCACGCCGCGCCGCGCACGGCCGCCGCCCCGCTCCAGCTTCGCCAGGTCGCCGGCCGCATCGGCGCAGAGATCGCCGGCGTGCGGCTGTCGGGCACGCTCGACGACGCGACGTTCGACGCGATCCAGGCAGCGCTGCTGCGCCACAAGGTGCTGTTCTTCCGTGGCCAGCACCATCTCGACGACACCGCTCAGGAAGCGTTCGCACGCCGCTTCGGCGATATCGTTGCGCACCCGACCGTGCCGCCCGTCGACGGCAGCGCGCACCTGCTCGAACTCGATTCCGCGCACGGCGCGCGCGCCAATTCGTGGCACACCGACGTGACCTTCGTCGATGCGTACCCGAAGATCTCGATCCTGCGCGCGGTCGCGATTCCGCCGTTCGGCGGCGACACCGTGTGGGCCAACACGGCCGCCGCGTACACGCACCTGCCCGACCCGCTGCGCGCGCTCGCCGACACGCTCTGGGCGCTGCACACCAACGCATACGACTACGCGTCGACGCACGTGCATGCCGACGATACGCAACTGAAGCGCTACCGCGAAGTGTTCACGTCGACCGTCTACGAAACCGAGCACCCGGTCGTGCGCGTCCATCCGGAAACCGGCGAACGCACGCTCGTGCTCGGGCATTTCGTGCAGCGGCTCAAGGGGCTGTCGGCGCAGGATTCCGCGCACCTGCTGCAGGTGTTCCATGAGCACGTGACGCGTCTCGAGAACACCGTGCGCTGGAACTGGCAGGAAGGCGACGTCGCGATCTGGGACAACCGCGCGACGCAGCACTACGCGATCAACGACTACGGCGATGCGCGCCGCGTCGTGCGCCGCGCGACCGTGCACGGCGACGTGCCGGTCGGCATCGACGGCCGCCAGAGCGTCGTGCTGAAGGGGCCGGGCGCGACGCTGCAATAA
- a CDS encoding TauD/TfdA dioxygenase family protein — protein MSALLEPAAQPVDVIPLSAHIGAEIRGVDLTQPLTTAQISAIRAALLKWRVIFFREQFLTHEQHVAFSAQFGEPTIGHPVFGHVDGHPAVYSIAKHRKATRFEGEPVRRPWTGWHTDVTAAVNPPWASILRGVTIPPYGGDTHWTNLVRAYETLSAPLRGFVDGLRGIHRFTPPAGARATGAFDDAVERRPLVTEHPLVRVHPETGERALYVSPSFLKSIIGLTPRESQALLELLWEHVTRPEFTIRFKWEPRSIAFWDNRATAHLAPVDIFDLDFDRQLYRTTLIGDVPVGPDGRPSVALEGSPVEAAAAVALN, from the coding sequence ATGAGCGCCTTACTCGAACCCGCCGCCCAGCCGGTCGACGTGATCCCGCTGTCCGCCCATATCGGCGCGGAAATTCGCGGCGTCGACCTCACGCAACCGTTGACCACAGCGCAGATCTCGGCGATCCGCGCCGCGCTGCTGAAGTGGCGCGTCATCTTCTTCCGCGAACAATTCCTCACGCACGAGCAGCACGTCGCGTTCTCCGCGCAGTTCGGCGAGCCGACGATCGGCCACCCGGTGTTCGGGCACGTCGACGGGCATCCGGCCGTCTACTCGATCGCGAAGCATCGCAAGGCGACGCGCTTCGAAGGCGAACCGGTGCGACGCCCGTGGACCGGCTGGCACACCGACGTGACGGCCGCCGTGAACCCGCCGTGGGCATCGATCCTGCGCGGCGTGACGATCCCGCCGTACGGCGGCGACACGCACTGGACCAACCTCGTGCGGGCATACGAAACGCTGTCCGCGCCGCTGCGCGGCTTCGTCGACGGGCTGCGCGGCATTCATCGCTTCACGCCGCCGGCCGGTGCGCGTGCGACCGGTGCATTCGACGACGCGGTCGAACGCCGCCCGCTCGTCACCGAGCATCCGCTCGTGCGCGTGCATCCGGAAACCGGCGAACGCGCGCTGTATGTGAGCCCGAGCTTCCTGAAATCGATCATCGGGCTGACGCCGCGCGAGAGCCAGGCACTGCTCGAACTGCTGTGGGAACACGTGACGCGGCCGGAATTCACGATCCGCTTCAAGTGGGAGCCACGCAGCATCGCGTTCTGGGACAACCGCGCGACCGCCCACCTCGCGCCCGTCGACATCTTCGATCTCGACTTCGATCGCCAGCTCTATCGCACGACGCTCATCGGCGACGTGCCGGTCGGCCCCGACGGCCGGCCTTCAGTCGCGCTCGAAGGCTCGCCGGTCGAAGCGGCGGCGGCGGTCGCACTCAACTGA
- a CDS encoding ABC transporter substrate-binding protein, giving the protein MKNAFVSSAARRARGVPHAAATLRCIAASLLLAGAATHALAAPSGKTLVYCTEGSPAGFDPGQHTTSTDFDASTYPIYNGLVQFKRGTLDLEPALATSWDVSPDQRTITFHLRRDVKFQTTAWFKPTRPFQADDVVFTFRRMLDPDDPFRKAYPVSFPYFSDLGFDRNVARIDKVDDYTVRFVLKTPDVVFVRNLAMAFASILSAEYASQLAARHREADINQFPVGTGPFLLRTYQKDALIRYDANPDYWKPDDVKLSRLVFAITPDPAARLQKLVAGECQVSVFPRPADLDTVRRDPKLTLFSGMGFNVGFVAYNTQHAPLDRVDVRRALDIAIDKSAIVKTVFNGDAKIATNPMPPSQWSYNPRLKDAPRDPAAAKALLAQAGFPNGFDLTLWAMPVQRPYNPNAQLMAQLIQQDWAKIGVRAKIVSYEWGEYNRRAKHDGQHDAILYGWSGDNGDPDNWLGTLLGCDAVHGSNLAKWCNQDFEKLVDAARSNGDVAKRTALYEQAQVVFKDQVPFTPIATSIVSLPVSKRVHGLTFSPLGGHRFDGVWLD; this is encoded by the coding sequence ATGAAGAACGCTTTCGTTTCGTCAGCTGCGCGTCGTGCGCGTGGCGTACCCCATGCTGCTGCCACCCTGCGCTGCATCGCGGCGTCGCTGCTGCTTGCCGGCGCGGCCACGCACGCGCTTGCCGCGCCGTCCGGCAAGACGCTCGTGTATTGCACCGAAGGCAGCCCGGCCGGCTTCGATCCGGGCCAGCACACCACGAGTACCGATTTCGACGCGAGCACGTACCCGATCTACAACGGGCTCGTGCAGTTCAAGCGCGGCACGCTCGATCTCGAGCCGGCGCTCGCGACGAGCTGGGACGTATCGCCCGACCAGCGCACGATCACGTTCCACTTGCGGCGCGACGTGAAATTCCAGACCACCGCGTGGTTCAAGCCGACGCGGCCGTTCCAGGCCGACGACGTCGTCTTCACGTTCCGCCGGATGCTCGATCCCGACGATCCGTTCCGCAAGGCCTATCCGGTCAGCTTCCCGTATTTCAGCGACCTCGGCTTCGATCGCAACGTCGCGCGCATCGACAAGGTCGACGACTACACGGTGCGCTTCGTGCTGAAGACGCCCGACGTCGTGTTCGTGCGCAATCTCGCGATGGCGTTCGCGTCGATCCTGTCGGCCGAGTACGCGTCGCAGCTCGCGGCGCGCCATCGCGAGGCCGACATCAACCAGTTCCCGGTCGGCACCGGGCCGTTCCTGCTGCGCACTTACCAGAAGGACGCGCTGATCCGCTACGACGCGAACCCCGACTACTGGAAGCCGGACGACGTGAAGCTGTCGCGCCTCGTGTTCGCGATCACGCCCGATCCGGCCGCGCGCCTGCAGAAGCTGGTGGCCGGCGAGTGCCAGGTATCGGTGTTTCCGCGGCCGGCCGATCTCGACACGGTGCGGCGCGACCCGAAGCTGACGTTGTTCTCGGGGATGGGCTTCAACGTCGGCTTCGTCGCGTACAACACGCAGCATGCGCCGCTCGATCGCGTCGACGTGCGGCGCGCGCTCGACATCGCGATCGACAAGTCGGCGATCGTGAAGACCGTGTTCAACGGCGACGCGAAGATCGCGACGAACCCGATGCCGCCCTCGCAATGGTCGTATAACCCGCGCCTGAAGGATGCGCCGCGCGATCCGGCGGCCGCGAAGGCGCTGCTCGCGCAGGCCGGGTTCCCGAACGGCTTCGACCTGACGCTGTGGGCGATGCCGGTGCAGCGTCCGTACAACCCGAATGCGCAGTTGATGGCGCAACTGATCCAGCAGGACTGGGCGAAGATCGGCGTGCGCGCGAAGATCGTCAGCTACGAATGGGGCGAATACAACCGCCGCGCGAAGCACGACGGGCAGCACGACGCGATCCTGTACGGCTGGTCGGGCGACAACGGCGACCCCGACAACTGGCTGGGCACGCTGCTCGGTTGCGACGCGGTGCACGGCAGCAACCTCGCGAAGTGGTGCAACCAGGATTTCGAAAAGCTGGTGGACGCGGCGCGTTCCAACGGGGACGTCGCGAAGCGCACGGCGCTGTACGAACAGGCACAGGTCGTGTTCAAGGACCAGGTGCCGTTCACGCCGATCGCGACGTCGATCGTGTCGCTGCCCGTGTCCAAGCGTGTGCACGGGCTGACGTTCTCGCCGCTGGGCGGGCACCGCTTCGATGGGGTGTGGCTGGATTGA
- a CDS encoding DUF427 domain-containing protein, giving the protein MPVSSDTSARPVKTPGPDHPITVEPHPRRVVVKAAGRVVADTRRALALREAAYPAVLYIPREDADLTLLQRTNHATYCPYKGDAAYYSIPAGGERAVNAVWTYEAPYPAVDAIRGHLAFYPDRVDSIEESPAGSD; this is encoded by the coding sequence ATGCCTGTCAGCTCCGATACGTCCGCTCGCCCCGTGAAGACGCCGGGCCCCGATCACCCGATCACGGTCGAACCGCACCCGCGGCGCGTCGTGGTCAAGGCGGCAGGCAGGGTCGTCGCGGATACGCGCCGCGCGCTGGCGCTGCGCGAAGCCGCTTACCCGGCCGTGCTCTACATCCCGCGCGAGGACGCCGACCTGACGCTGCTGCAGCGTACCAATCACGCGACGTACTGCCCGTACAAGGGCGACGCCGCCTACTACTCGATTCCGGCCGGCGGCGAACGCGCGGTCAACGCCGTCTGGACCTACGAGGCGCCCTATCCGGCCGTCGATGCGATCCGCGGGCACCTCGCGTTCTATCCGGATCGCGTCGATTCGATCGAGGAAAGCCCCGCCGGCTCCGATTGA
- a CDS encoding sulfonate ABC transporter substrate-binding protein, with protein sequence MNDLPHADVEPTPANPHRRQWLQGAAAGLAGLALGPLAGLPAHAQDSGTRLRIGFQKYGNFVVLKARGTLEKRLASQGVTVQWLEFPAGPQLLEGLNAGAIDVGTVGETPPIFAQAGGVDFVYIGNEPPAPQGEAIVVLPDSPIRNVAQLRGKKVAFNKGSNVHFLLVKALEHAGLTYADIQPIYLTPADARAAFVQRNVDAWVIWDPYLAAAERQIGARVIANGEGLVRNTQYYLAARKYAAAHPQVLRALLDEVDSVDRWARDHVPEVATQLSPLVGLDAPTLEVALKRAGYGVQPISDATLAYQQTIADTFSTLKLIPGKLSVASAR encoded by the coding sequence ATGAACGACTTACCGCACGCAGACGTTGAACCGACCCCGGCGAACCCGCATCGCCGCCAGTGGCTGCAAGGCGCGGCCGCCGGGCTGGCCGGGCTCGCGCTCGGCCCGCTCGCGGGCCTGCCTGCACACGCGCAAGACAGCGGCACGCGGCTGCGCATCGGTTTCCAGAAATACGGCAACTTCGTCGTGCTCAAGGCACGCGGCACGCTGGAGAAACGGCTTGCAAGCCAGGGCGTCACCGTGCAGTGGCTCGAATTTCCCGCCGGCCCGCAATTGCTCGAGGGCCTGAACGCCGGCGCGATCGACGTCGGCACGGTCGGCGAGACGCCGCCGATCTTCGCGCAGGCGGGCGGCGTCGATTTCGTCTACATCGGCAATGAGCCGCCCGCGCCGCAGGGCGAGGCGATCGTCGTCCTGCCCGATTCGCCGATCCGCAACGTCGCGCAGCTGCGCGGCAAGAAGGTCGCGTTCAACAAGGGTTCGAACGTCCACTTCCTGCTCGTGAAGGCGCTCGAACATGCGGGCCTCACGTATGCCGACATCCAGCCGATCTACCTGACGCCCGCCGATGCGCGCGCCGCGTTCGTGCAGCGCAACGTCGATGCATGGGTGATCTGGGATCCGTACCTGGCCGCCGCCGAGCGGCAGATCGGCGCGCGCGTGATCGCGAACGGCGAAGGGCTCGTGCGCAATACGCAGTACTACCTCGCCGCGCGCAAATACGCGGCCGCTCACCCGCAGGTGCTGCGTGCGCTGCTCGACGAAGTCGACTCGGTCGATCGCTGGGCGCGCGACCATGTGCCCGAAGTCGCCACGCAACTGTCGCCGCTCGTCGGCCTCGACGCGCCGACGCTCGAAGTCGCGCTCAAGCGCGCCGGTTACGGTGTGCAGCCGATCAGCGACGCGACGCTCGCGTATCAGCAGACCATCGCCGATACGTTCAGCACGCTGAAGCTGATTCCGGGCAAGCTGTCGGTCGCGAGCGCACGCTGA